The following are encoded together in the Bradymonas sediminis genome:
- a CDS encoding MATE family efflux transporter: protein MSMKSRSNPRRVYAAGSLREAAHIGWPIVIAMLSYTAMDVADTLFVGWLGKTELAAVGIATIVVFLFNSFFMGVLHGTKVMSSQATGAKRHDDAKMAGWVGTLIAIPLGIMVASTALLGEPIFAIMGGSAQVQAIAGDYFSIRVLGAFFVYAMVALCDYFQGTGDTRTPMKINLVANAVNIILDPILIFGWGPIAAMGVEGAAVATVVAQVLGMVIAFGVFVRRVGWVRNIQWSFVPELLRIGLPIGVRSAVNIGAFAAFTAFLARMGEEQVAAHQIALKVMSISFLPGYGLGETATILTGQYLGANKLDEVRKSFLSTLFLALGVMGACAVVFFSFNSQIVSLFTDDPMVIELGGKLLLIAAFFQIFDALAMVAIGALNGVGDTRFTMLGGIACSWFVLLPSSYLFGVVMDGGAVGAWFGMTAEITALGLLMLWRFNKNGWRLSGVPAVAAAE, encoded by the coding sequence ATGAGCATGAAATCCAGGTCGAATCCACGGCGAGTATACGCGGCAGGCAGCCTCCGCGAGGCCGCGCATATTGGGTGGCCGATCGTGATCGCGATGCTGTCATATACTGCGATGGACGTGGCCGACACGCTATTCGTCGGGTGGCTCGGCAAGACCGAGTTGGCCGCGGTGGGTATCGCGACCATCGTCGTCTTTTTGTTCAACTCATTTTTTATGGGCGTCCTGCACGGCACCAAGGTCATGAGCTCGCAGGCGACCGGGGCCAAGCGCCACGACGACGCGAAGATGGCCGGTTGGGTTGGCACGCTGATCGCGATTCCGCTGGGGATCATGGTCGCCTCGACGGCGCTCCTCGGCGAACCGATCTTCGCGATTATGGGCGGCTCGGCGCAGGTGCAGGCCATCGCCGGCGACTATTTCTCGATCCGCGTGCTCGGCGCCTTCTTCGTCTACGCCATGGTCGCGCTCTGCGACTATTTCCAGGGCACCGGCGACACGCGCACACCCATGAAGATCAACCTCGTGGCGAACGCGGTGAATATTATCCTGGACCCCATCCTCATCTTTGGTTGGGGGCCCATCGCCGCGATGGGCGTAGAGGGCGCGGCGGTCGCGACCGTCGTCGCCCAGGTTTTGGGCATGGTCATCGCGTTTGGCGTCTTCGTGCGGCGTGTCGGTTGGGTTCGCAATATTCAGTGGAGCTTCGTGCCCGAGTTGTTGCGCATTGGCTTGCCGATCGGGGTGCGCTCCGCGGTCAATATCGGGGCGTTTGCCGCGTTTACCGCGTTCCTGGCGCGCATGGGCGAAGAGCAAGTCGCGGCGCATCAGATCGCGTTGAAGGTGATGAGTATCAGCTTTTTGCCGGGATATGGACTGGGCGAAACCGCGACCATTTTGACCGGCCAATACCTGGGCGCCAACAAATTGGACGAAGTTCGAAAATCCTTTCTCTCGACCCTATTCCTCGCCCTCGGGGTGATGGGCGCGTGCGCGGTGGTCTTCTTTAGCTTCAACTCCCAGATCGTAAGCCTCTTTACCGATGATCCAATGGTCATCGAGCTGGGCGGAAAGCTCCTGTTGATCGCGGCGTTCTTCCAGATATTTGACGCCCTCGCCATGGTCGCCATCGGCGCGCTCAACGGCGTCGGCGACACCCGCTTTACGATGTTGGGTGGCATCGCCTGCTCGTGGTTCGTGCTGCTGCCATCGAGCTATCTTTTCGGTGTCGTGATGGACGGCGGCGCGGTGGGCGCATGGTTTGGCATGACCGCCGAGATCACCGCGCTGGGGCTATTGATGCTGTGGCGATTCAATAAGAATGGCTGGCGGCTCAGCGGCGTTCCGGCGGTCGCGGCTGCCGAATAA
- the clpA gene encoding ATP-dependent Clp protease ATP-binding subunit ClpA has translation MIQRDLEIALSAAVREARQRRHEYLTLEHLLYVLCFDETTRKILKSVGCNLGKLKADLEEFLDTNVDTLSEGVGSEPVQTIAFQRVMQRAIMHVRSSGKSEVDGGNVLVSIFSEPDSHAVYFLQEQGVSRLDIVSYLSHGISKIDDAEEEGGDEPDPGWGAGFPGDDQEAEALQNPLQAYCSDLVKRAHNGEIDPLIGRAHEIDRTIQVLCRRRKNNPIFVGEPGVGKTAIAEGLARKIALGEVPEVLVNAKIYSLDMGGLLAGTKFRGQFEQRLKAVMNALKKEPGAVLFIDEIHTIVGAGATSGGTMDASNILKPALAEGSLKCIGSTTQEEYRKTFERDRALARRFQKIDVLEPTKEEAFTILKGIKKYYEDFHEVKYTDAAIEMAVELAHKHIRDRALPDTAIDVIDEVGSRHRVHPELFSGSLIDVPDIEHVVAKIARIPDIKIKGSEKQRLQELEAGLKDNVFGQDRAIEAVVSAVKMNRAGLTRADKPVGSFLFAGPTGVGKTEVARQLASGLGVEFIQFDMSEYMERHAVSRLIGAPPGYVGYDQGGLLTEKIRNNPHCVLLLDEIEKAHPDIFNILLQVMDTARLTDNNGREADFRNVTVIMTSNSGAADMAQNVVGFGRGVDVDKSVKAIEKQFPPEFRNRLDATVIFDPLPTEVVAMVVDKFVSELEFQLSDRNVHIELSPAARNLVATEGYDELLGARPLARVIQERIKRPLAEEILFGQLQYGGTVHVLLGDSGDFIFEYEPNDPPEEDAADEVVTATIDEDVDPDVVLGNATKEE, from the coding sequence ATGATCCAGCGCGACTTGGAAATAGCCCTTTCGGCGGCCGTGCGCGAAGCTCGCCAGCGCCGCCACGAATATTTGACCCTTGAGCACCTCTTATATGTGCTCTGCTTCGATGAGACGACGCGCAAGATCTTAAAAAGCGTGGGATGTAATCTCGGCAAGTTGAAGGCAGACCTGGAAGAATTCCTGGACACCAACGTCGACACCCTATCCGAAGGCGTCGGCAGCGAGCCGGTGCAGACGATCGCGTTTCAGCGGGTGATGCAGCGCGCGATCATGCACGTGCGCTCCTCGGGTAAAAGCGAGGTCGACGGCGGCAATGTGCTCGTGAGCATCTTCAGCGAGCCGGACTCCCACGCGGTGTATTTTCTGCAGGAGCAGGGTGTCAGCCGGCTTGATATTGTTAGCTATCTCTCCCATGGAATCTCCAAGATCGACGACGCGGAAGAAGAGGGCGGCGACGAGCCAGATCCGGGATGGGGCGCTGGGTTTCCCGGCGACGACCAGGAGGCCGAAGCCTTGCAAAACCCACTACAAGCGTATTGCTCCGACCTGGTAAAGCGCGCCCATAACGGCGAGATTGACCCGCTGATCGGGCGCGCCCACGAGATCGACCGCACCATCCAGGTCCTGTGCCGGCGCCGCAAGAATAACCCGATCTTTGTCGGTGAGCCCGGCGTCGGTAAGACCGCGATTGCGGAAGGGCTGGCGCGTAAAATCGCCCTGGGCGAGGTGCCCGAGGTGCTGGTTAACGCCAAGATCTACTCGCTCGATATGGGCGGGCTTTTGGCGGGGACCAAATTCCGTGGCCAATTCGAGCAGCGCCTTAAGGCCGTGATGAACGCGCTGAAAAAGGAGCCGGGCGCCGTCCTCTTTATCGACGAGATTCACACCATCGTGGGCGCCGGCGCGACCAGCGGCGGCACCATGGACGCCTCCAATATTCTCAAGCCCGCCCTGGCCGAGGGCAGCCTGAAATGCATCGGCTCGACCACCCAGGAAGAGTACCGAAAGACCTTCGAGCGTGACCGCGCCCTGGCCCGGCGCTTCCAGAAGATCGACGTACTCGAGCCGACCAAAGAGGAAGCCTTCACGATCCTCAAGGGGATCAAGAAGTATTACGAGGACTTCCACGAGGTGAAATATACCGACGCGGCCATCGAGATGGCGGTCGAGTTGGCGCATAAACATATCCGGGACCGCGCGCTGCCGGACACCGCCATCGACGTGATCGATGAGGTGGGCTCGCGCCACCGGGTGCACCCCGAACTCTTCTCCGGAAGCCTGATTGATGTGCCCGATATCGAGCATGTCGTGGCCAAGATCGCCCGCATCCCGGATATCAAGATCAAGGGCAGCGAGAAGCAGCGCCTCCAGGAGCTTGAGGCTGGCCTGAAAGACAACGTCTTTGGCCAGGACCGCGCGATTGAGGCAGTGGTCAGCGCGGTGAAGATGAACCGCGCCGGCCTGACCCGGGCCGACAAGCCCGTCGGCAGCTTCCTCTTCGCCGGCCCCACCGGCGTCGGTAAGACCGAGGTCGCGCGTCAACTCGCCAGCGGTCTGGGCGTCGAATTTATCCAATTCGACATGAGTGAGTATATGGAGCGCCACGCCGTGAGCCGGCTTATCGGCGCGCCTCCCGGCTACGTTGGCTATGATCAGGGTGGCCTGCTCACCGAGAAGATCCGCAATAACCCGCATTGCGTCTTGCTCCTCGATGAGATTGAGAAGGCCCATCCGGATATCTTCAATATCCTGTTGCAGGTCATGGATACCGCGCGCCTGACTGATAATAACGGGCGCGAGGCCGACTTCAGAAACGTCACGGTCATCATGACCAGTAACTCTGGGGCCGCCGATATGGCGCAGAATGTCGTTGGCTTCGGCCGCGGCGTCGACGTGGATAAATCGGTCAAGGCCATCGAGAAGCAATTCCCGCCGGAGTTCCGAAACCGGCTGGACGCGACCGTAATCTTCGACCCGCTCCCCACCGAAGTGGTCGCGATGGTCGTCGACAAATTCGTCAGCGAGCTCGAGTTCCAGCTCTCCGACCGCAACGTGCATATCGAGCTGAGCCCGGCCGCGCGCAACCTGGTGGCCACCGAGGGTTACGACGAATTGCTCGGCGCGCGACCGCTGGCACGTGTCATTCAGGAGCGCATCAAGCGCCCGTTGGCAGAGGAGATTCTCTTCGGCCAGCTTCAATACGGCGGCACCGTCCACGTGCTGCTCGGTGACTCGGGTGACTTTATCTTTGAGTATGAGCCCAACGACCCGCCCGAAGAGGACGCCGCCGACGAGGTCGTCACGGCGACGATTGACGAAGATGTCGATCCGGACGTGGTCCTGGGCAATGCGACCAAAGAGGAATAA
- a CDS encoding ATP-dependent Clp protease adaptor ClpS produces MTQRDEEGDVAVDNTTRVQKPRLFKVIFHNDDFTTMEFVVRVLEGIFNCSPARAAQVMLEVHKTGHGVAGVFSREVAETKVFLTRDCARREGHPLMVTMEPE; encoded by the coding sequence GTGACCCAGCGTGACGAGGAAGGCGATGTTGCCGTCGACAACACAACTCGAGTCCAGAAGCCCAGGCTATTCAAGGTCATCTTCCACAACGATGATTTCACCACGATGGAGTTCGTGGTGCGGGTCTTGGAGGGAATCTTTAACTGCTCGCCGGCGCGCGCCGCGCAGGTGATGCTCGAGGTTCATAAAACCGGGCATGGGGTTGCCGGGGTGTTTAGCCGGGAGGTGGCTGAGACCAAGGTGTTTTTAACCCGCGATTGCGCGCGCCGCGAGGGGCACCCGCTGATGGTGACGATGGAGCCGGAATGA
- the pdxH gene encoding pyridoxamine 5'-phosphate oxidase, with protein MTASPETTDPFEWFGRWFDRACAEIDANPDAMSLASVAPGGQPSIRQVLLKDFGPEGFVFYTNYNSRKARELDAHPAVALTWYWRGIERQIRVEGLAERVDAATSDAYFATRSRPSQLGAWASLQSQPLPSPDALAERMAQFEQKFRDQDVPRPPHWGGYRVVPTRIEFWEGAAHRLHERWIFEREDATSPWEITQIFP; from the coding sequence ATGACCGCTTCTCCCGAGACGACCGATCCCTTCGAGTGGTTTGGGCGCTGGTTTGACCGCGCTTGCGCCGAGATTGACGCCAACCCGGACGCGATGAGCCTGGCCAGCGTGGCCCCCGGCGGACAACCCTCCATCCGCCAGGTCTTGCTCAAAGACTTCGGCCCCGAGGGCTTCGTCTTCTACACCAATTATAACTCCCGCAAGGCCCGCGAGCTCGACGCCCACCCCGCCGTCGCCCTGACCTGGTATTGGCGCGGCATCGAGCGCCAGATCCGCGTCGAGGGCCTGGCCGAGCGCGTCGACGCCGCGACCTCCGACGCCTATTTTGCCACCCGCTCGCGCCCCAGCCAGCTGGGCGCCTGGGCCTCCCTGCAATCCCAACCGCTGCCGAGCCCCGACGCCCTGGCCGAGCGCATGGCCCAATTCGAGCAGAAGTTCCGCGACCAGGACGTCCCGCGCCCGCCGCACTGGGGCGGCTACCGCGTGGTCCCCACGCGCATCGAGTTCTGGGAAGGCGCCGCGCACCGCCTCCACGAGCGCTGGATATTCGAGCGCGAGGACGCCACGAGCCCCTGGGAAATCACACAGATCTTTCCGTAA
- a CDS encoding thiolase C-terminal domain-containing protein, whose product MKFRRKIYMVGGALTPFIGKMHPDFIWKKHPDFGTRENPTLEETLSAAIQKALADTNVDADAIEKGFIGNFAGELFSNQGHLGAMAVRADEKLNGKPFTRVEGACASGGLAAIGAIDALNAGYDVVMAAGAEVQTTVSAREGAGFLARASHWEEEREIDDFTFPAMFARRAKFYKEKFGVTDEDIAHVTVKAYANANKNPLAHMREVTMTLENASAASDRNPAFLRNPELKEHLKVSDCSQVSNGGAAVILASEDGLKKLGIDPSDCVEILGYAHTTSPLGRVNDYTVLDNTELAAKQLYEETGLRPSDIDVAEVHDCFAVTELLMYEALGFAEPGKGAELARSGATAIDGDIPVNTGGGLIAYGHPVGATGVKQLLEIYRQMKGQCGDYQMPNAPTVGLTANMGGDDRTTVVMALKNVD is encoded by the coding sequence ATGAAATTTCGACGCAAAATTTATATGGTTGGCGGCGCTCTGACGCCCTTTATCGGCAAGATGCACCCCGACTTCATCTGGAAGAAGCACCCGGATTTCGGCACCCGTGAGAACCCCACGCTCGAGGAAACCCTGAGCGCGGCGATCCAGAAGGCGCTGGCCGACACCAACGTCGACGCCGACGCCATCGAGAAGGGGTTTATCGGCAACTTCGCCGGCGAACTTTTCTCGAACCAGGGCCACCTGGGCGCCATGGCGGTTCGCGCAGACGAGAAGCTCAACGGCAAGCCCTTCACCCGCGTTGAGGGTGCGTGTGCCTCCGGCGGCCTGGCCGCCATCGGCGCCATCGACGCGCTCAACGCCGGCTACGACGTCGTGATGGCCGCAGGCGCCGAGGTGCAGACCACGGTGAGCGCGCGCGAAGGCGCGGGTTTCCTGGCACGCGCGTCCCACTGGGAAGAGGAGCGTGAGATCGACGACTTCACCTTCCCGGCGATGTTCGCTCGGCGCGCGAAATTCTATAAAGAGAAATTCGGCGTCACCGACGAAGATATCGCCCACGTCACGGTGAAGGCGTACGCCAACGCCAATAAGAACCCGCTGGCGCATATGCGCGAGGTCACGATGACGCTTGAGAACGCGTCGGCTGCCAGCGACCGCAACCCGGCGTTTTTGCGCAACCCCGAGCTCAAAGAGCACCTGAAGGTCAGCGACTGCTCCCAGGTCAGCAACGGCGGCGCGGCGGTCATCCTCGCCAGCGAAGACGGCCTCAAAAAGCTCGGCATCGACCCGAGCGATTGCGTCGAGATCCTCGGCTACGCCCACACCACCTCGCCGCTGGGCCGGGTCAACGACTATACCGTGCTCGACAATACCGAGCTTGCGGCCAAGCAGCTCTATGAAGAGACCGGCCTTCGCCCCTCCGACATCGACGTCGCCGAAGTTCATGACTGCTTCGCGGTCACCGAATTGTTGATGTACGAAGCCCTCGGATTCGCCGAGCCCGGCAAAGGTGCCGAGCTTGCGCGCTCCGGCGCCACCGCCATCGACGGCGACATCCCGGTCAACACCGGCGGCGGACTCATCGCCTACGGTCACCCGGTCGGCGCCACCGGCGTCAAGCAGCTCCTCGAGATCTATCGTCAGATGAAGGGTCAATGCGGCGACTACCAGATGCCCAACGCCCCGACGGTCGGCCTGACGGCCAATATGGGCGGCGACGACCGCACCACCGTGGTCATGGCGCTTAAGAATGTCGACTGA
- a CDS encoding methyltransferase domain-containing protein, with protein MAEKPTPKGIEELAQVKFVGPAKAEAIIEQLGINTVEELVEVSKNGELQKVKGIGAALAKKIHAAAKEALQASAAEVKDAQKDAPKKAAKPAPTEKTKAAPAAQKAEKPTVEKKTEKKAAAPAKAPKSAPEKMTPLPKPPAQPAKLSPRDARVLRFIETLRCPACGHDDFDRGATTLTCKACHREYNFHSGVADLAPPKPSGRSVTQRLMESRIYARFYEDIMRPRLTGIISDRTLGEEYILAGEMLDLEADSRLLDVAVGTANFTRYFAQRLLELSGSDEEKSLVVGMDLSWPMLETARTYLRRDGLDDDVFLIRGDAARIPARRGAYNRLHCAGALHLMDNIDEALRNFARVLEADGICVISTFIQGDGLLRRTLKRAAEVPTQFHWFTREELHQRLRRAGFEVMEDSIAGDAITVKALRT; from the coding sequence ATGGCCGAGAAACCCACCCCAAAAGGTATCGAAGAGCTCGCACAGGTGAAATTCGTCGGACCGGCCAAGGCCGAGGCGATCATCGAACAGCTTGGCATCAATACGGTTGAGGAGCTTGTTGAGGTCTCCAAAAATGGCGAGCTTCAGAAGGTCAAAGGGATCGGCGCGGCGCTGGCCAAAAAGATTCACGCCGCGGCTAAAGAGGCGCTACAGGCGTCTGCTGCGGAGGTAAAAGACGCCCAGAAAGATGCCCCCAAGAAGGCGGCGAAACCGGCGCCAACCGAGAAAACCAAGGCGGCGCCGGCCGCCCAAAAGGCCGAGAAGCCCACGGTTGAGAAGAAGACCGAAAAGAAAGCCGCAGCCCCGGCCAAAGCGCCCAAGTCGGCGCCCGAGAAAATGACCCCGCTGCCCAAGCCGCCCGCGCAGCCGGCGAAACTCTCTCCGCGTGACGCCCGCGTGCTTCGTTTCATCGAAACGCTTCGATGCCCGGCCTGCGGACACGATGATTTTGACCGTGGTGCCACCACCCTGACCTGCAAGGCCTGCCACCGCGAGTATAATTTTCACAGCGGCGTCGCCGACCTCGCTCCGCCCAAGCCCAGCGGACGAAGCGTCACCCAGCGACTGATGGAGTCGCGCATCTACGCGCGCTTCTACGAAGACATCATGCGCCCGCGCCTCACCGGGATCATCTCGGACCGAACCCTCGGCGAAGAGTATATCCTGGCCGGCGAGATGCTCGACCTGGAGGCGGACTCTCGCCTGCTCGACGTGGCCGTGGGCACGGCAAACTTCACCCGCTATTTTGCCCAGCGCCTGCTTGAGCTCTCGGGCAGTGACGAAGAGAAGTCACTGGTGGTCGGCATGGACCTGTCCTGGCCGATGCTTGAGACCGCGCGCACGTATCTTCGCCGCGACGGGCTCGACGACGACGTCTTCTTGATCCGCGGCGACGCGGCGCGCATCCCGGCACGCCGGGGCGCCTATAATCGCCTGCATTGTGCCGGCGCGCTGCACCTGATGGATAATATCGATGAGGCGTTGCGCAACTTCGCGCGCGTGCTCGAGGCCGACGGAATTTGCGTCATCAGCACGTTTATCCAGGGCGATGGCCTGCTGCGCCGCACCCTTAAGCGCGCCGCAGAGGTGCCGACGCAATTCCACTGGTTTACCCGCGAGGAGTTGCACCAACGTCTGCGCCGCGCCGGCTTTGAGGTCATGGAAGACAGCATTGCAGGCGACGCGATCACGGTCAAAGCTCTGCGAACCTGA
- a CDS encoding DciA family protein, with the protein MLSKLLRDALSTGASRQKTPPPELLREVWPTLLGEPLCHRTQPKYLRDKTLVIAVASDAWLKEIKRHKRSVHARIHRLLPWRVNRLEFVVENLPAAPRSGAKAPDDAPALPNLDTLDANTQDNLARLDDKTRDLMLRIRAHMDAEKPE; encoded by the coding sequence ATGCTCTCTAAACTCCTGCGCGACGCACTCTCGACGGGTGCGTCGCGCCAAAAAACACCGCCCCCCGAACTCCTGCGCGAGGTCTGGCCGACCTTGCTCGGCGAGCCCCTTTGCCACCGCACCCAACCCAAATATTTGCGCGATAAGACGCTGGTCATCGCCGTGGCAAGCGACGCCTGGCTAAAGGAAATCAAGCGCCACAAGCGCTCGGTTCACGCGCGCATCCATCGCCTGCTGCCGTGGCGCGTCAACCGCCTCGAGTTCGTCGTCGAGAACCTGCCCGCCGCGCCGCGCAGCGGGGCTAAGGCGCCCGACGACGCCCCCGCGCTCCCGAACCTCGACACGCTCGACGCAAACACCCAGGACAACCTCGCACGCCTTGACGATAAGACCCGCGATTTAATGTTGCGAATTCGCGCGCATATGGACGCTGAAAAGCCCGAATAG